In Eubalaena glacialis isolate mEubGla1 chromosome 4, mEubGla1.1.hap2.+ XY, whole genome shotgun sequence, the genomic window TCAAAAAGCTGTGGAAAATTGTAAAAAGGATTAGTTAACGAGTGATGTGAATGCTTTATGAGGATAAAACTAGAAAACACTTGAATTCATTAAATCATGAAAAAAGCCACATTGTTGAGGTTTGTAAAATAATAATCTGTGTGAGTGTCAAAGTCACAGTATCTTAATCTCTTTGAAGAGTTTAAAGAGCTCTCCAGCATATGCTCTGGTGgttagaagagagaaaagggactGAGGACAATACAGCTGGAGAATAACAGCGGGTCAGATACAGAGCCAGAGCGCTGAATAATGGATTCGTGTCCAAGGAAGGAAGTGTCAGGTGCTTCCTTGGTGCTCGGCCCTTCCACAAACCAAGTAGGGGAGGAGGATGAAATGAGTCAGCGTGATTGGATCAGGAGCTGAAAATCCTGAGAGGCTGGAAGGCGGCGGGAGCGCCCTGAATGAAGCTGGGCTTCCCTGCGCGGGGTGCGCTGCGGCTCAGTCGGTGTCCAGACGGAGGCGGTGGCGTCAACTGGCCGAGAGGGACACGCTAGCAGCCCACCATGGCCAGCAGGGGACATCTGGGCTTGGCCACGCATCTGCAGGCCGAGCCGGGAAGCGGCGGGCGCTGTCAGATGCCGGAGGCGGGGCTTCGTGTGCTCCTGGGAAGCGGGGCGCAGGGCCGCTGAGATGCGCGAGCGGGGGCGGGCGAAAAGTCCAGAAAAACAAGAATGTCGGGCGCGTGCTTCCCCTCCATCACAGTCCTTCCATGACCTTGGTGCAAGAATGGACCATGCTCGAGGGAGCCGCCTCCGCCCTTCATGTCCACTCTGCGCTGCGGGGAAGCGGCTCCCAACGCGCGTCCTCGACCCTAGGGGTAGCCTGGCCTAGGCCACCGGCTGCGCGGTGCCCACGGGACCCAGACACGCTGGCCGGACGCACGGGCGTCGCCTGGCAACAGGGTCGCGACTGGATTGGCTGCGCTCGCTCCCGTGACCGCCCCGGAAGTGGCGTGAGCTCCGGGCCCCGCCCCGGTCTAGGCGGAAGTGGAGCCGCCCGGAGCCATCCGTGTCACAGGAGCGCCTCAGCCCAGACGCGCCTCGGCCCATGGCCGCCTACCCGTACCGCCCGGGCCCCGGGGCTGGCCCTTCCGCGGGCGCCGCGCTGccggaccagagcttcctgtggAATGTCTTCCAGAGGTGCGGCCGGCCGCGCAGGCGCTTGCGGGCCTCCACTGGGTTCTTCTTGGTCTCAGCCCCGGGCCTTCCCCCGCCCCGTGACCCCGGCCTCCAGTCCGACGTCCTTCCTGGTGCCCCAGGCCCCTGTCCCTTGCTCCGTCCCCCCACCTTCCATCCTTGGCGTCCTGTCCGGCCCCCTTTCTAGTCCCCCTCGGCCTCTCCCACGCCGGCCCCTGCTCCGTCCCCCCGACCCTTGGCCTTCTCTCCGCCCCCCGCCTTGTCTCCCGCAGTCCCCAGGCCCCTCCCAAGGTGCAGAGCCGCCAGCCGCGGGTCGCAGCCCGCTCGCCCTGGGGCTCggcctccatccctctcccctcacAGCCGGTGCCCGGAGTTGCTCCGGGGCGGAGGGTCTCCCAGGGATGCTTGTTTAGGGGAGCAGAAACGCAGACTCTTCCCCGGCTGCTGAAATGCCAGCAACCAGGAAAGAAGCCGGGCCGCGGCTGTGGGGCAGGTGACCGTCACCGCAGTGCCTTCCGTCCCTGGTCGTCCTTCCAGCGAACGAATGACCCAAAGTGGAGTGACTCATGATCAGGGAACGACTTAGTTATCTGAGAGAATCTTTTTCTGCTTGTGAAAAGGAGAAAACCTGGTGCAGGTGGAATTCAGCCAGGCCCAGGGAGGGAGACCTGAGAAAGTGGAGAAGCAGCTTGGGTTTGGGCAGGGAGCGTGCCTAGACAGTGAAGGAGGCAGGCTTCCTTGTTCCCCAGCGGGTCATGGGACTGAGAAGTCGAGCAGCCAAAGGGAAGGGCCCAGGGAAGGAAGAGCCAGAATTAATTTAGGATTGACTGGAGAGTCAAACCTTTGCTTTGCCCTCTTTTGCTTTTCCTACACTTTGAATCGCTAGCTTAACTGATCTTAATTTTGTAGGGTTGACAAAGACAGGAGCGGTGTGATATCCGACAACGAGCTTCAGCAAGCACTATCCAATGGTGAGTGGCACCTGGCCATCTGGACTTGTAAACTGCAAGTCTGACCACCCGTAGTAAATAACTTTCTTCttgaattattttccaaatcATTAAGACTTAATTATCATCTCTGGCCCGTGGAGGAGGAGCTTCTGGCTTGTTTTGTCGGGTGGTTTCCTGGTGGTTGTGTCGGTGCTGCTCTGAGTCCTTGCCGAGCTGCTGGGGCAACTGCATGGAGGACACAGGGCAAGCCTGAGAAATGGAGGCTGGGGTGTCAGCTTTAGGAGCGCAGAGAGCCTGGCTTTGTACGGCAGACATCCTTCAGGTTTGTCGAGGGCTGTTGAATTTCTCAGGTGACTGCGTCTTGTGACTCCTCTGGAGCGGGGCATCAAGGCCCCAGAGACACCGATGGGGAAGCAACTAAGGCTACTGGAGGCTCTGACAGCCGGATCGCGGGGAGGTGGGCTTCTCAGTGGGGGATGCTAGTCATTCAGACATGGGTGAGAGGGTTTCAGCTCTTGGTGCTGGTGCTGGGAGCTCACCGTGGAGTCGCCTTTTTGCTGGTTTCAGCATGATTAATCCATGGAAGTACCACTGGAGACCTTGATTCCATAAATACCTGGCTGTGTGGCTCTTTTTTTAACCCCTCAGATGCCACTGTCTTTTCTGATTCTTGCGTTTGTGGTGCCGTCCAGAGGTGTGCTATTTAAGCCAGAAGGGGGTTGACTTTAAGCGGTAATGAAGATGTTGAAAGGCTCACCTTGCCTAGTGGGAGCAGCTGGTGGCGTAGCAGGCGGACGCTGCCTCACAGCCCTGCGCGTGGCGCGCACCACGGATGTTCCCTTTGTTACTCCTGGTGGATTGGTATTTACAGGTTAACACAGGTAACGTTTTCCCTAGAGGGAGTCAGTATTGCTTCCAGTTCAGCGGGTTGGTAAAGCAGGTGGTTCTTTGCTCTGTCAGAACATAATCTTGAATCAGGAGCCTGCTGGAGAGAGAATTTTGACAGAATTGCCCACAGGATGTTCAGCCCACCATTCCTAAGATGCTTTGAAATCAATACCTGGTTTAAGCCCACCGAAAAGTGTATATCAGGATCGTCTCACAGTGGCCCTGTAGAGTCACTTTTCTTGATTTGCCCTGCGGGATTCCCTCAGCTTCTGTTGGGGCGATGTAAGAACTTGCCCCATGAAGCGGGTAGTAGCTTAGCCCTGAGAGGGACGGGCGTGGCAGCCCCCCTTCCCGCCACGTGGCCGCCTCACTCCTCCCTGGGGGTGTGGTGCTTCTTGTGTGGAGCAACTGTGATGGTTGTcctgtcttgttttgtttgtcttaACCTGAATCTTCTAACCAGTCACATTTTCTCTTCAAATTAGctgctaaaaattttaaattagatttctGGCTCGCCAGTACCATGAGCTTAGAATTTTAAGAGGTGAATTTTACTGATAGTCTGAGACCCCTAACTTTCGTATGCTTTTTTCCTCGCATCCAACATGACCAGAGTTTGCTTTCTTTTGCTGTGCCGTGAATATCTTGTACATTCCGTTAGGCCCTTTCTGCAGGAAGGCAGGTTATGAACGGGTACAGATCTCTCGTCCTTTCACAGCCTCAGAGTGCGCGGTAAGCTCTCAGGCTGAGAGCAGGACCAGACTCCGGGTGTGTGCCTGCACAGCTAGGCGCTCACCCCACCCCTGTGCTGTCCCACCTGTGTCTTCCCGTTGGCGCCCCCGAAGCATAGGTGCCCCGTGGCTCCCACCGCTTGCCAGGCTCTGCTCCTTCCACCCAGGATACCTGCCTTTCCTCGAGGCACCCGCGGCACCTTCCTTTCCTGGATGctgcccttttcctcctcctggtTCCGCTGGAGTCGTTTTGCAGCAGTCTCTGGCTACTGGGCGTCAGCTTTTGGAGGAAGCTGGTCGAGCTGGTCTCTTGTTTGCAGTTGTGTCGTGTCACCTCGGTCACCAAGGATGGACACAAGTCAGTTCTCTTCACTGTCCTCGAATTCCCATAGCTGATACGATTGGAGTTATTTTGACTTTTGATTTTTCCCCCAGGATTGGGCTTCTTTTCTCGTATTAGGACTAGAATATTAAGCTATTTCAGGAAATCAGTTTAATTAGCTTATTACTGGTGGGAAAATTGGAGGTTCAAAGTAGCGTGGTTTCTCTCTGCAGTGAGATCTGTGCCTCTGATGCACTCTGTTAAAACCCAACTGAAACCACCCTGAAGAAGTACTCGTGGGTCCTGTACACTTTGAGTCCTTTATGCAGCTTGTTTCCCCGGGAGCGCGTCTGAAGATGACTGCTCGGTTAAGAGGTGTGAATAGAGACAGGACTGTCTTGCCTTCTGTTTGAAATAACATGTCACAAACTGTCTTCAgttaggtacttttttttttttaatttttactttcacaTTGTTCCTTGGAATTATAGGAAATTAATTTTGCTCAAGCCTCTTTTTTTGTGCTTCTGTAGGTTTACGTTGACATAACATATTGATGTATTTTGAGGAGGCATTTTTCAGCTGGACTTTAAATAGTAATAAGTCATATATTCTTTTAGAGGTATTTTTAGCAAAATATATTTCAGCTCTCCTGGAGATCCCGTATTGAGTAGCAGTGAGAGAGATCAGACCACATAAGCCGACAGTTCCCTGCTGACTGACCATCGGGTCACCTCACTGTCACTCCGTCATAGGCCCAGCTTATGAGGCAGCGGAGGGTCTGGGTTTACCTTCTTCACCCTGCACCTGCTGTGCTCAGAGCCTGCACGTCCCCGAGGAGGGCCTGCCTGTGTGGCTACTAGCCGCCTCCGGGAACATGCTGCCCCTTTGCCTGGGCGGCTCACGCTCACCCTGCAGCTGCGGCAGGCACGTGCCCCCCGGTGCCTGGAGCTTCCCTGGTTGACAACACATGCGAGGTGTGGTCTCAGCTTTCGGTGGAGGATTAGGGGCGCCCTGTGCAACTCCCCGGGAAGCGGGTGCCTGTTCCCCCCGGATTTTTCCCCATGCCTTTTCCCTCTGCTGATTTTACTCTGTGTCTCTTGCTGTAATAAACTGACTGTGAGTTTTGTGAGTCCTAGCGAGTCATCAAGCCTGGGGTGTGGTCTCGGAGGCCCCCAACACAGCCTGTTGTATCTGCTTGTCCCAGAAACTTGTGCAGCAGAGTTTCAGGTGGAAGCAGAGGAAGACGGGGTTGGCTTTATTCCACGACCTCGGCCTTGGGCAGATCACACTCTGGGACAACTGGAGGCTTAGCCCCTCCCCCTCGGGCCCAGCCCATGTCCACCAGGTCCCACATCGCCTGGTACAGAACCGGAGACATCACTCATCTATCAGAATGGAGTGTACAGAGTTTCACTGtgagacacttaggttgtttctgatttttttcagtgtaAATACTGTAGTGATTTCATAGAACAAGTTTCTAGAAGTGGCATTTATCAGATCAAAGGCTGTAGGTGGTGTTACGGCTATTGATGGTGTTCAGATTGCCTTTAGAAAGGCCATATTTCCAGTCGTGGCTCTTTGAGGCCGTAGTTGAAGGTGACTGGTGGGATACAGAGTTTGTGACCCTGAAGAGGCACCAGTGTCCTGGCCGATTCCATGCGAGCCCGTAGAACTGCTCTCACCCCTTCCTACTTGGCTCCTCTTTCGGGAAGAAATGCCCAGAAGGGCTGGGAGTCCCAGATCTGATGCAGTAAAGTGGAACGAGATCACCAGTGGTGCTGTAAAAAAAAGTctggttttttcccccaaagattcCAGGTAAGCAGGTATTTCAGTGTGCGTTTGCTGGATGCCATGACGACTCAGCCCATTATCTCTCACTGAAGTCCAAGTTTGTGGTAACAGGATGCaatttcaagaaagaaaactctCTGGAGAGCAAAAAGACAGAATATATTATCACAAAGCAGAGCGGGGGTTTTTCTCATTTGAGAAGGGATCAGATATAAATTCTTTAAATCATCTGTGTGCTTGAGGGTTACAGGGGAAAATGCTAAGTGTCCTGATGTTGACCCACCCCCTCAGTGGAGCTGCGACCCACTTGTACCCAAATTATGGGTGAAAAAAGTTATGTGTAGTCAGTTTACATGGAAAAAactgtgtatgtttctgttttctttggtcTTTTCAGATGAAATTGAGGCAAGACTTACAGGAACAGGGACCATATCTTGTATTTCTAAGTAAAAGTCTGACAGGAAGTCTTCTGCAAGCTGGTGGTTGTGACATTCCTAGACATGTTGGTTACTGGGAATGTTTGAAATTGGGGCTGGCCCGGAAAATCGGGGGGAGGGTCACTGGCGCTGAAGGGAATCTCGCTGCTCAGTGTGTCCTGTGTTTCCAGCAGGCTCTGTTAGACATGCTTCTCCACATTGCAGTGCGTTTTCTTACAGAAAACTGCAGATTTTCAGGCTGACGCTCCAGTGTGTTTAACACTTAGTATAACTGGAGTAATGTTGCCCTCACTAGGGGCTGTGAAGCTTTGATGTTTAGTCTGAGAACCAGGCCACAGGGCTTGGCATGAGCTAAACAGTCACTTAACTGTTGGCTGTTGTGATTATCCCTTGGTTTCCGTGGAGGGTCAGGCCCCGTTTGGGTAACAGGGACGGGCCGGGGAGGCACCAGGAGCCTGTCTCCACCTCCCAGGCTGGGCGGCCTGCGGGTCTCCTCCCCAGCCCTGACTCAGCCCGGGGCGACCTGCCGCTCTCCCGAGCCTCACGGCCCTGCAGCTCGGCCGTCGGACCCTCTGGTCCACGCCTCCCTCTGCCTGGCCGTCACCGCGGAAAGCGCCTGGGTTTGCATCATCACTTAACTATTTTTCTCGTGTCACTTCTGTTTAAAACGCGTTCGGCCGAGTCCTTTGCCAGCGTGGCCAGGGACGCACCCCCGCTCACAGTCGGGATGGGCAGTGGGCGCAGGCCACTCAGCGGGGCGGTCACTGTGGACTCTCAGGTCACAGCCTGCGTCAGAGGTGGAGCGAAGGCAGGAAGGAGTCCAGCAGCTGCGTTTGGTTCCTCGGGCTCCTGGTCCTGGTGGGTCATCTCCTGCGGAAACACCAGCCGGGGCGTGAGCAGCTAGAAAGTCAGAAACGGTGAAGAAGCGACAGCCTTCTGGCATGGAGTCCCCCTCTTTCTCTTGGCTTCTCTGTAGCACAGTTTCTTTGTACACTGGTTTTCAACGATGCTGACCTTTTCTGATACCTTTATAGACATCCTCCTGCCTGCCGTCCCCCAAACGCCTGTAAAGTGTGCAGAGATGCTCACCCAGTGCACAGGGGTCCCCGCTGCGGGCCAGGCTCGGGCGCCGGTGGAGCAGAGGGAGGGGCCGAGGGGCCCGGGTGCGGGGCGCTCAGGGGGGCTCCTCTGAGGGAGCCTCGTAGAAACGGAGGCGTAAGGAGAGGCAGGGGTCGAGGTGAAGGTGTGCGTGTGTTTGGGGGCCATGCTGGATGTCGGGAGAAGCGCGTGTGGGCCAGGTCGGGGACGTGCTCCAAGCCCAGTGGTCGCGGCCGGGCAGGAAGGGTGCTGCCTCGTGTGTGGCCAGGGGATGGGACTCTGCCACCCAGAGCTCAAACCGTCTGTAGAGAGGGAAAaatggggggatggggagagatgCTGCTCTCCCGCCCCgtaaaaatgtttttacattgtttttagtGAGTATAAAAATTGGTAAAGGTGCAAATCACTCTGAAAACAGATCCTTGCGCATAAAGGTCCCTGGTGAGCATTCCATCATCACAGTGGATAAATGGTTCTCAATCGTCAAATCCATCAGTGTCAACAGTCCCCTTTAAAATAGATATTCGATAACATCCCCATTACTGCTCTGAAGTGAATCGTGGAATAATGTGTCCTGCCTTTTCACAATTTTAGAGAAAATAGTATGCTGCCTAGACTGTCATTTGAGGAGAAAAACGTACAGCGTGGTTTCACGGTGCGCTGTCCAGCAGGGTCGCTGCACGACGTGTGCAGCTGCCCCGGTCCTGGGAGCGGTGGCCCTTGGGGTGGGATTTTCTGAAGTGGTAGCTGGTGACGTTCTTAGCACAGCTAAGTGCCATTTTCTCAGCTTACCTGGTGCTGTGGCCCTGGGAAGTTCTGTGAGTATTAAAATGGCATCTCTTGGTTATAAAGTGAACAAGAGTGAGCTTCCAGGTGCAGGTCTTCCTGAGCAGCTTTGAATGTCTGGCTGGACCTGAGCGATTCCCCGGGCAGTGTGGATAGGACCTGACTGACCCATCGTCCTGGAGGCGGCGTCCCCTGCGGAGAACCGTGGCTCTAGGGTCTTGATGTTGAAAGCTAATTACTTATTTTCTCTGGCTTCTGGGGTTACAGACTGGGGATTCAgagtttcttctctttcttaattTCTGCTGTTTGTTTCAGGCACCTGGACTCCGTTTAATCCAGTGACGGTCCGGTCGATCATATGTAAGTAGCGGCAACACGTGCTGCCTGTGCTTCTCACCCGATTTCTCGTCCGGAACTGCCGCCCGGCCCGGCCCTTCACTGAGTCTTTGCTTTGAGTTGACCGTCCAACCCGTCCTTCCTTTCTCAGTCTAAAGATCTCACTTAGGCCTCACACGCAGTCACGTCTTGCTTGCCCGTTGACTAGAGGAAGCGTGCGAGTTCTCGTGTGAAACGGCTCTGAACTGGAGTGTGCTTGTGACCAAACCAAGATCACGCAGATGACCTGAAAAGGGACCAAACGGTGTATTACTTTCTCTGTAGCCGTGTTTCAGACTGAGTGTTTATCCATGGTGCCTGCAGTTATATGTACATGTAGTTACAAGTTCTTTCTTATTTGGACCTGGAATTAGGCTTTCTTAATGAAAGGCGGGCCTtactaaaaaaaatctaaagccaGTATCTTGTTCTCCTCAGAGTAGAGGCCTCCCTCGCCCGAGGACTCTTCTGAGCCCCCACTCGGGACTCGGGTCCGCTGGGGGACGGGGCGGCTCCACGAATGGGACCCGGAGCTGGGAGGGTTGGGGTGGGCCCCTCGACGGCTCTGCACTGCGGCTCCGGTTCCTTCCTAAGCGCGGGTGCGCCCTGCCGCTGTCGTgcttttgaggaacctccttcAGTGTAAAGCGTTTTTATTGCGGCTCCACCAGGGTGTTTGGCTCGCATGCCTCACGCCCGCCTAGCACGATTTAGGGCTGTGGCTGGGTCACCGCCAGCACCTGGGGACCTGCTGGCCGAACAGCAGGCTGGGTCCCGGAGGAGCCAGGCCCGCGGGGGGTGTGGGCGCGCCTCTGCTCTAGGTTCTTGCTGATTCACGCCCTTCCGTCTCAGCCATGTTTGACAGAGAGAACAAGGCCGGCGTGAACTTCAGCGAGTTCACTGGCGTCTGGAAGTACATCACAGACTGGCAGAACGTCTTCCGCACCTACGACAGGGACAACTCGGGCATGATCGACAAGAACGAGCTCAAGCAAGCCCTCTCAGGTTTTGGTAAAACACTTGTCTTGGCTGCGTAGCTCTTTCATTTTGGAGCAGGGCCATAAGGTTTATCTTGTTACTGTGTTcaacttaatgatttttaaagcagtctatgtgaaatttttgtttacatcacacagttttatattttcatgttacgTATATCGTGAAGGCTTATATTTGACTTGGAGGCTTCTATACGGTTTTTCATCCAAAATGAGATAAGGGCTATGCAGTAGTTTGTCTTTTGTGAAGTGGAGTGATGTCACAGGCACATTGAGAATGTGGCTTTTGAAACAATTTAAAGTGAACAAGTCAAAATAAAACAGTGTAGGACTATTCATATTTCCTGACATGAAAATACACAGAAGATAGAATGCCCACAGGGGACGAGCCCGTGAGTTGCGTGGAGCGTAGGCCTGAGTGTGGAAGCTCCCATTCTCAAGTGCATGTCAGCACGTGTGCGTGTGCCACGTGCGTGCCAGCCTGAGCGTGTGCCGTGCTGTGAGCAGTGTTCACGTGGTGCCTTCCAGAGCGCGTCAGCGGGCCTTCTGGTCCAGCGCGCACGTGGGCCTGAGGGGAACTTGGGATTTGTTATTTATGGAGGGAGGACTGTAGCCATTACACCAAGATTCTGGTTTGTTTGACATTCACTGGGCCCTCTGTTCGCAGGGCCCTTCTGTCAGATTACATTGTACTTTATTCTGACTAGTTCAGGGTTTAATAATATAAAGTACGTTTTGGTTCTTGTGGTTGTTCATgtgcttctcccctcccccctctttcTCTGGGCGTGTCCTTTATGGCTGTCCTCTCCggtttctctttcttgctttagAGGCTCTGGGACCCCACAGGAAGTTTGTGTTGTGAGCCTGCCACGCGTGGGTCAGGCTTTGGGTAGGACATTGACCTCAGGTTCTCTGAATTGAAACTTGGAATGCAGCTGACCTTGCTGTGCCGtaggtggggggctgggagggaggtggcCCCCACAGAGCAGTCCTGGGCAGGAGGGAGCCAGAGGCCTGGCCGGCTGGAACCTGGACCCTGTGAGTTAACTTCCAGACTGGTGACCTCAGGTGTCACCGAACACAGTGTTTCTAACCTTGTCAGGCCCCAGAGCCCTCTTTTGACTTAGTTCCAGTGACCGTCGCGTCCTGGGAGCTCAGGTTGGAAATGCGGAGGTCGACAAGCCCTGGTCAGACCTGGGACATTTGTGGCTGTGGTAGGTCAGTGGTGGTCCCTCAAGGTCAGGAGCCGACAGGCCCCGTCGAGCTGGGCAGAGCCGAGATCCTTCCTGACTTCCGGCTTTTCCTGGAAAAAGTAAATATCCCGTTGCAGCATTTCTTCAGTTATTCCAAAAAGTTTCTGCCTGTGATCGGTCCGCCATTTCCTAGCACCTTCTCTGGAGCCTTTTCTTCCACGCAAGGGGCATTGTCATCCTTCACAGGTTACTTGTTAGTAACTGTTAGGAAATGTGCCCCAGGAGTGAAATTTCCTGTTTTGGTTTCACTCCTGAGAACAAGCGTCTGTTGGCCAAGCTGGGGGCTGTGTTGTAGCTCAGCAGATGCGTGAGGGAGTCAGGGGTGCGGGGGGAGGTCAGGCCCTAAGGTGTCCTCTGGCCTCTGTTAGTGCCACACAGGGTCTCAGGCCTGCCCTGGCGGGGCTGTGTGACTGACCAGCGCAGCCGCTGGATTTGATGGTCCATCCGTTCATTTTTTAGGCTCTTATTCCTAGTATGTGCTACATGCCAGGTGCAGAGACCTGGAAATAAGAAGGTGCATAAGGCCTGGGCCTCACACTCTGCTAGTGGGGGGCGCTGACAGCCCCATCCCCAGCAAACGCCCCCATCCtgcacccagcccctggcagcccaaGGCCAATGTGGTTTTTATAAGGAATTTCACGAGAGTGTAGTGAACCTTCACTTCCTCCTTGCTCGCTTTCAGCCACTTTCCATCTTCCTGCTGCATTTGCTCCGCCCCCCTTTTCATGCTGAGGAGTCCAAGCCGGCACCCTGTCACTTCATCCCTGGAGCCCGAGCCTCTGGCTCCCCTGACCAAGTTAGCGGTGTGTTTACGGCCAGGGCGGCTGAGTTAGGCCCCAGCAGGTCTACAGCAGCCTCCGCCCCTTTCTTGATGCTGTTGGCTCCTTGTAGACACGGGTGGTGCCCTGATCCGGATCTGTCCTTTGCCATGGTTACTGACTGGCGTCCGGCTTTTCTCCTGGTGCTGAGAGCAGGCGCTGGATGCCCAGTGGAGGTTGCTGGTTCTCAGGAAAGAAGGGCTTGTTCCCTCCACTGGGCATCTGTGCCCTGGAAGTGCAGCAGCGGGGCCGGGGGACACACAGTGAGGGGGCCAGCAGGGTTTCCACCTGCCTCACTGACCCTAAAATGGTTTGCTGAGGGGGGTTCACGTCTTGGGTTTTGGAGGGGGGAGCGGGCCAGAGGTCCGAGAGTCCCGGCAGCCGGCGGAGCCCTGTCTGATTCCGGAGCCCTGCTCTCCCTGCTGCTGTGTCTTTGTCACCATCTCGTGTGTCCTTTCCCAGCCTGGGCAGGAAACCATTGCACAGCAATGGCTTGGGCGGGCACTGCCCTGTCACCATGTCCCAAGCTCACCCTCACCAGCCGGGCCTCTGTCTCTCTGGGCCACAGGCACCGGTGCCGGGCGTGAGGGGGCGCCCATCCAGCACCCGCCCGCCTCTCTTTTCTAAGTCGGGGTCCTGTCTTCTACTCAGCTGCAGGGCAGGGGGCCCTGGATTTAAGTCACAGGAGGCATAGAGCGCGCTGACCACTCTGGAAAGTACTGTCACGTGTTT contains:
- the PDCD6 gene encoding programmed cell death protein 6 isoform X1 translates to MAAYPYRPGPGAGPSAGAALPDQSFLWNVFQRVDKDRSGVISDNELQQALSNGTWTPFNPVTVRSIISMFDRENKAGVNFSEFTGVWKYITDWQNVFRTYDRDNSGMIDKNELKQALSGFGYRLSDQFHDTLIRKFDRQGQGQIAFDDFIQGCIVLQRLTDIFRRYDTDQDGWIQVSYEQYLSMVFSIV
- the PDCD6 gene encoding programmed cell death protein 6 isoform X2, producing MAAYPYRPGPGAGPSAGAALPDQSFLWNVFQRVDKDRSGVISDNELQQALSNGTWTPFNPVTVRSIISMFDRENKAGVNFSEFTGVWKYITDWQNVFRTYDRDNSGMIDKNELKQALSGYRLSDQFHDTLIRKFDRQGQGQIAFDDFIQGCIVLQRLTDIFRRYDTDQDGWIQVSYEQYLSMVFSIV